One part of the Dysidea avara chromosome 10, odDysAvar1.4, whole genome shotgun sequence genome encodes these proteins:
- the LOC136236719 gene encoding aspartyl aminopeptidase-like isoform X1, with protein MSSQICKASTQAIMEAAKDFISFVDKGVSPYHVVQECKRRLTVAGFSELNDRETWNIKPSGKYYVINNFSTITAFAVGAKFKPGNGFSMVGAHTDSPCLKVKPRSLQSKHGYLTVGVECYGGGIWHTWFDRDLTVAGRVVRKTDKGLIHQLVHINRPILRVPNICIHLNRDHNTSFGPNKESQIVPVLATAVQDQLCEKSSVECSATGKHHSLLIDVLCKELGCGAEQVMDFDLHVADTQPSAIGGVLDEFIFAPRLDNLVNCYGALQGLLASIDSLEDEGNIRFVALYDNEEVGSESAQGAASAWTEHVLRRLSVGECVCLLNNCHITMDTGGSSTSFEEAMAKSYLVSADQAHAVHPNYAEKHEQMHRPSLHGGIVLKINSNLRYATNAITCAILREIASRADVPLQEFVVRNDSPCGSTIGPIMAAKLGVRTIDIGTPQLSMHSIREMSCTSGVWQAVQLYKAFFNHYPTVDAGFQSA; from the exons ATGTCATCTCAG ATCTGCAAGGCATCTACACAAGCCATAATGGAGGCTGCCAAGGATTTTATTAGTTTTGTCGACAAAGGGGTTTCCCCTTATCATG TTGTACAGGAGTGTAAGCGACGATTGACGGTAGCAGGTTTCTCCGAACTTAATGATCGTGAAACGTGGAACATCAAGCCTTCTGGGAAA TACTATGTTATCAACAACTTCTCCACGATCACTGCCTTTGCAGTCGGTGCCAAGTTTAAACCAGGAAATGGTTTCTCCATGGTCGGAGCTCATACAGATAGCCCCTGTCTTAAG GTGAAGCCACGGTCACTACAATCAAAGCATGGATACCTGACAGTAGGTGTGGAGTGCTACGGTGGAGGAATATGGCACACTTGGTTTGATCGAGACTTGACTGTAGCTGGGAGAGTTGTCAGGAAG ACTGATAAAGGTCTTATTCATCAACTGGTACACATCAACAGGCCAATCCTTCGTGTTCCCAACATCTGTATCCACCTGAATAGGGACCACAATACTAGCTTTGGTCCTAACAAAGAATCACAAAT TGTTCCTGTACTAGCCACTGCTGTACAAGACCAGTTGTGTGAGAAAAGTAGTGTGGAGTGTTCT GCTACAGGCAAACACCATTCACTACTGATTGATGTGTTGTGCAAGGAGTTAGGATGTGGAGCTGAACAAGTGATGGACTTTGATTTGCATGTTGCTGACACCCAACCTTCG GCAATAGGTGGAGTTCTGGATGAGTTCATTTTTGCCCCTCGGTTGGACAACCTCGTGAATTGCTATGGAGCACTTCAAGGGCTTCTGGCTAGTATAGATTCACTAGAAGATGAAGGCAACATCAGATTCGTAGCTCTCTATGATAATGAGGAG GTAGGGTCAGAGAGTGCTCAAGGAGCTGCTTCTGCATGGACAGAACATGTGTTGAGAAGATTGTCAGTGGGTGAGTGTGTCTGTCTCCTTAACAACTGTCACATCACCATGGATACAGGTGGTTCTTCCACTTCATTTGAAGAAGCTATGGCTAAGAGTTACCTAGTTAGTGCTGACCAGGCACATGCAGTCCACCCCAATTATgc TGAAAAGCATGAACAGATGCATCGTCCATCCTTACATGGT GGGATAGTGTTGAAGATTAATAGTAACTTGCGCTATGCCACTAACGCCATCACATGTGCAATACTTCGTGAAATTGCGTCCAGAGCTGATGTTCCTCTGCAG gAGTTTGTGGTGCGTAATGATAGTCCTTGTGGTTCCACCATTGGTCCTATCATGGCAGCTAAACTTGGAGTGAGGACAAtag ATATTGGTACTCCTCAGTTGAGTATGCATTCCATCAGGGAGATGAGTTGTACTAGTGGGGTGTGGCAGGCTGTGCAGCTTTACAAG GCATTCTTTAATCACTATCCTACAGTGGATGCTGGATTCCAGTCTGCCTAA
- the LOC136236717 gene encoding uncharacterized protein isoform X2 gives MFKLEIKNVPLDGGQSGSCSDLDKKRLPHEAENVLHASAPWQQNESSSMKTDECTAGSLHLDKYVSHSQGKQIIEDLKALLLQQVDKTVLHGVEHLEVATEHGKTEMVSDRPLDTQDNTLHSTQVGKTAHIYEITCTQDLSHTQKTTASRSVVQLVDYGYDADSDSGQSMDNSQDTGYSNILTKTNTSAKSAVIIGESDSNLLVQSMQNYQGIDSDGTDSISDDADNKPQRVGDISCDSFVEHANTSGLSVAAQDSSDQLSDGSLTATLSCDEKVEVLVDSKSLDAFSPLSDSSLTRGFQDTKADVPFPQHKSNYLGKMDTIDMEDKSLLQNVVDNSCQRLSESHHDSLSPLPFVPPDQVCSSTPWLCVPPSGTSPPPATHPFNFAAPISDVATPPCSTAAPLVISTGMKEGITSPIEQGVAVAPEGQHDIAVVDVLKLLLTCNPMQNPISPNSELPANWNFVPIVPTCVSGTTGTTSPCALPPEATRLNEPLKTVPESSQELTNVLTKDAIEETAMGKDSENISSLCDGQLEQKSAAENKNGRKIEKPENIPIPKNNEGRYESVSTPSTVSSDCTLSSLNSSDERLKTLQLDSPVSTFPESLQISVDLAVLPERKKIVQKAKWAAILTTPVRNLRERKSTSKKPTLIVTSSVIKSDRKQQESTSTPSPPSSPPPAPAPSEEGRFKVGDVVWSKFSHWDLWPCQIKHYTDIKHYTDIKQAVPGPDQVWVEWYGDHTYSKLDQYSLKSYEEGLKDHLSKKKKKMSRRLLRSVTEVRSVMEGLPRQSSQVAAKTKKSQQQKKSRS, from the exons ATGTTCAAACTG GAAATTAAGAATGTTCCTCTTGATGGAGGCCAAAGTGGATCGTGCAGTGATTTGGACAAGAAACGTCTCCCTCATGAAGCAGAGAACGTGTTGCATGCTTCTGCACCATGGCAGCAAAATGAATCCAGTAGCATGAAAACTGATGAATGCACTGCTGGGAGTTTACATTTGGATAAATATGTATCACACAGTCAAGGCAAGCAAATAATTGAAGATCTCAAAGCATTGTTATTGCAGCAAGTTGACAAAACAGTTTTACATGGTGTTGAACATTTAGAAGTAGCAACAGAGCATGGAAAAACTGAGATGGTATCAGACAGACCTCTTGACACACAAgacaacacactacacagtacACAGGTGGGCAAGACAGCCCACATTTACGAGATAACATGCACACAAGATTTATCACATACACAAAAGACAACTGCCTCCAGAAGTGTTGTACAACTGGTTGATTATGGTTACGATGCAGATTCTGACAGTGGGCAGTCAATGGACAATAGTCAAGATACAGGTTATTCTAATATTTTAACTAAGACTAATACTAGTGCAAAATCTGCAGTTATAATAGGTGAAAGTGATTCTAATCTTTTAGTGCAATCAATGCAGAATTATCAAGGCATAGATTCAGATGGAACAGACTCAATTTCTGATGATGCCGACAACAAACCACAAAGGGTCGGAGATATTAGTTGTGACTCTTTTGTGGAGCACGCTAATACCTCAGGGCTCAGTGTTGCAGCTCAGGATTCTAGTGACCAGTTAAGTGACGGTAGTCTGACTGCTACCCTTAGTTGTGATGAAAAAGTGGAAGTTCTTGTTGACAGCAAAAGTTTAGACGCATTCTCCCCTCTGTCTGACAGTTCTTTGACACGTGGATTTCAGGACACAAAAGCTGATGTACCATTCCCACAGCATAAATCAAACTACTTAGGGAAGATGGATACTATTGATATGGAGGACAAGTCATTGTTGCAAAATGTTGTAGATAATTCATGTCAAAGACTCAGTGAATCTCATCATGACAGTCTGTCCCCACTTCCTTTTGTCCCACCAGACCAAGTGTGCAGTTCCACACCCTGGCTGTGCGTTCCCCCTTCTGGAACCTCACCTCCTCCAGCTACACATCCTTTCAATTTTGCCGCACCCATTTCTGATGTAGCCACACCTCCATGCTCCACTGCAGCTCCACTTGTAATCTCTACTGGAATGAAAGAAGGCATTACATCACCCATTGAACAGGGTGTTGCAGTAGCTCCAGAAGGGCAGCATGACATAGCAGTAGTCGATGTTTTAAAACTGCTACTGACCTGCAATCCAATGCAAAATCCAATCTCCCCTAACTCGGAATTACCAGCTAACTGGAATTTTGTTCCCATTGTACCAACTTGTGTTTCCGGTACAACTGGTACTACTAGCCCGTGTGCTCTTCCACCAGAAGCTACCAGACTAAATGAACCACTGAAAACTGTGCCAGAATCTTCACAAGAATTAACTAATGTGTTAACGAAAGATGCCATTGAGGAGACAGCAATGGGAAAAGATAGTGAAAATATTTCTAGTTTATGTGATGGACAGCTGGAACAGAAATCAGCAGCAGAGAATAAAAATGGACGGAAGATTGAAAAGCCGGAAAATATTCCAATACCAAAGAACAATGAAGGCAGATATGAAAGTGTATCTACTCCATCAACAGTCAGTAGTGATTGTACCTTGAGCTCACTAAACTCGTCTGATGAGCGCCTGAAAACTCTTCAACTGGATAGTCCTGTTAGCACATTTCCTGAGTCATTACAGATTAGCGTTGATCTTGCTGTGTTACCAGAAAGAAAGAAGATTGTACAGAAAGCAAAATGGGCAGCGATACTGACCACACCCGTGCGTAATCTTAGAGAAAGAAAATCCACCAGCAAGAAGCCAACTTTAATAGTTACTTCGTCAGTTATTAAATCTGATCGGAAACAGCAAGAATCCACATCAACACCATCACCACCAAGTAGTCCTCCTCCAGCACCAGCACCATCAGAAGAGGGCAGATTTAAAGTTGGTGATGTGGTGTGGTCAAAGTTTTCCCACTGGGACTTGTGGCCATGCCAAATTAAACACTACACTGATATCAAACACTACACTGATATCAAACAGGCTGTACCAGGACCTGATCAG GTTTGGGTTGAGTGGTATGGTGACCACACATACAGCAAACTGGACCAGTACTCACTAAAGTCATACGAGGAAGGCCTCAAGGACCACTTatcaaagaagaaaaagaagatgAGCAG GAGATTGCTGCGCTCAGTTACTGAGGTCCGCAGTGTAATGGAGGGCCTTCCACGACAGTCATCACAG GTAGCAGCTAAAACAAAAAAATCACAACAGCAGAAGAAAAGCCGCTCATGA
- the LOC136236717 gene encoding uncharacterized protein isoform X1 translates to MTSCLAASVPRGWHRVVAVDAVYYVSPDQRVLWNKRDVLIHLTSWGTCKCGLQCPVDIDKVFNFDLSVPTGGEFPCTGTCDRSRRGRQQEPAQPVQQVLNRTVSHDQQKVNGIVSHDVQEVNNTVSHDQQEVDRTVSHDQQEAIKTESHDQQEVTMLNHHPHVVVDSTLPSHEVDNLSRDLDVQTGTNVTVWTQISSHDVQEIKNVPLDGGQSGSCSDLDKKRLPHEAENVLHASAPWQQNESSSMKTDECTAGSLHLDKYVSHSQGKQIIEDLKALLLQQVDKTVLHGVEHLEVATEHGKTEMVSDRPLDTQDNTLHSTQVGKTAHIYEITCTQDLSHTQKTTASRSVVQLVDYGYDADSDSGQSMDNSQDTGYSNILTKTNTSAKSAVIIGESDSNLLVQSMQNYQGIDSDGTDSISDDADNKPQRVGDISCDSFVEHANTSGLSVAAQDSSDQLSDGSLTATLSCDEKVEVLVDSKSLDAFSPLSDSSLTRGFQDTKADVPFPQHKSNYLGKMDTIDMEDKSLLQNVVDNSCQRLSESHHDSLSPLPFVPPDQVCSSTPWLCVPPSGTSPPPATHPFNFAAPISDVATPPCSTAAPLVISTGMKEGITSPIEQGVAVAPEGQHDIAVVDVLKLLLTCNPMQNPISPNSELPANWNFVPIVPTCVSGTTGTTSPCALPPEATRLNEPLKTVPESSQELTNVLTKDAIEETAMGKDSENISSLCDGQLEQKSAAENKNGRKIEKPENIPIPKNNEGRYESVSTPSTVSSDCTLSSLNSSDERLKTLQLDSPVSTFPESLQISVDLAVLPERKKIVQKAKWAAILTTPVRNLRERKSTSKKPTLIVTSSVIKSDRKQQESTSTPSPPSSPPPAPAPSEEGRFKVGDVVWSKFSHWDLWPCQIKHYTDIKHYTDIKQAVPGPDQVWVEWYGDHTYSKLDQYSLKSYEEGLKDHLSKKKKKMSRRLLRSVTEVRSVMEGLPRQSSQVAAKTKKSQQQKKSRS, encoded by the exons ATGACGTCTTGTTTAGCTGCTTCGGTCCCTCGTGGATGGCATAGAGTAGTAGCGGTGGATGCTGTCTATTATGTGAG TCCAGACCAGCGAGTGCTATGGAACAAGAGAGATGTATTAATACATCTTACTTCATGGGGAACATGCAAGTGTGGACTACAATGCCCCGTTGACATTGACAAGGTGTTTAATTTTGACCTTAGTGTTCCGACTGGAGGTGAATTTCCTTGTACTGGAACATGCGATCGGAGTAGGAGGGGCAGACAGCAGGAACCAGCTCAACCTGTTCAGCAGGTTTTAAATAGAACtgtatcacatgatcaacaGAAAGTAAATGGGATTGTATCACATGATGTACAGGAAGTAAATAACACTGTGTCACATGATCAACAGGAAGTAGATAGGACtgtatcacatgatcaacaGGAAGCAATTAAGACTGAATCACATGACCAACAAGAAGTAACAATGCTAAATCATCATCCCCACGTTGTTGTAGATAGTACTCTTCCCTCTCATGAAGTAGACAATTTGTCAAGAGACCTTGATGTTCAAACTGGTACGAATGTTACCGTCTGGACACAAATTAGTTCACATGATGTACAGGAAATTAAGAATGTTCCTCTTGATGGAGGCCAAAGTGGATCGTGCAGTGATTTGGACAAGAAACGTCTCCCTCATGAAGCAGAGAACGTGTTGCATGCTTCTGCACCATGGCAGCAAAATGAATCCAGTAGCATGAAAACTGATGAATGCACTGCTGGGAGTTTACATTTGGATAAATATGTATCACACAGTCAAGGCAAGCAAATAATTGAAGATCTCAAAGCATTGTTATTGCAGCAAGTTGACAAAACAGTTTTACATGGTGTTGAACATTTAGAAGTAGCAACAGAGCATGGAAAAACTGAGATGGTATCAGACAGACCTCTTGACACACAAgacaacacactacacagtacACAGGTGGGCAAGACAGCCCACATTTACGAGATAACATGCACACAAGATTTATCACATACACAAAAGACAACTGCCTCCAGAAGTGTTGTACAACTGGTTGATTATGGTTACGATGCAGATTCTGACAGTGGGCAGTCAATGGACAATAGTCAAGATACAGGTTATTCTAATATTTTAACTAAGACTAATACTAGTGCAAAATCTGCAGTTATAATAGGTGAAAGTGATTCTAATCTTTTAGTGCAATCAATGCAGAATTATCAAGGCATAGATTCAGATGGAACAGACTCAATTTCTGATGATGCCGACAACAAACCACAAAGGGTCGGAGATATTAGTTGTGACTCTTTTGTGGAGCACGCTAATACCTCAGGGCTCAGTGTTGCAGCTCAGGATTCTAGTGACCAGTTAAGTGACGGTAGTCTGACTGCTACCCTTAGTTGTGATGAAAAAGTGGAAGTTCTTGTTGACAGCAAAAGTTTAGACGCATTCTCCCCTCTGTCTGACAGTTCTTTGACACGTGGATTTCAGGACACAAAAGCTGATGTACCATTCCCACAGCATAAATCAAACTACTTAGGGAAGATGGATACTATTGATATGGAGGACAAGTCATTGTTGCAAAATGTTGTAGATAATTCATGTCAAAGACTCAGTGAATCTCATCATGACAGTCTGTCCCCACTTCCTTTTGTCCCACCAGACCAAGTGTGCAGTTCCACACCCTGGCTGTGCGTTCCCCCTTCTGGAACCTCACCTCCTCCAGCTACACATCCTTTCAATTTTGCCGCACCCATTTCTGATGTAGCCACACCTCCATGCTCCACTGCAGCTCCACTTGTAATCTCTACTGGAATGAAAGAAGGCATTACATCACCCATTGAACAGGGTGTTGCAGTAGCTCCAGAAGGGCAGCATGACATAGCAGTAGTCGATGTTTTAAAACTGCTACTGACCTGCAATCCAATGCAAAATCCAATCTCCCCTAACTCGGAATTACCAGCTAACTGGAATTTTGTTCCCATTGTACCAACTTGTGTTTCCGGTACAACTGGTACTACTAGCCCGTGTGCTCTTCCACCAGAAGCTACCAGACTAAATGAACCACTGAAAACTGTGCCAGAATCTTCACAAGAATTAACTAATGTGTTAACGAAAGATGCCATTGAGGAGACAGCAATGGGAAAAGATAGTGAAAATATTTCTAGTTTATGTGATGGACAGCTGGAACAGAAATCAGCAGCAGAGAATAAAAATGGACGGAAGATTGAAAAGCCGGAAAATATTCCAATACCAAAGAACAATGAAGGCAGATATGAAAGTGTATCTACTCCATCAACAGTCAGTAGTGATTGTACCTTGAGCTCACTAAACTCGTCTGATGAGCGCCTGAAAACTCTTCAACTGGATAGTCCTGTTAGCACATTTCCTGAGTCATTACAGATTAGCGTTGATCTTGCTGTGTTACCAGAAAGAAAGAAGATTGTACAGAAAGCAAAATGGGCAGCGATACTGACCACACCCGTGCGTAATCTTAGAGAAAGAAAATCCACCAGCAAGAAGCCAACTTTAATAGTTACTTCGTCAGTTATTAAATCTGATCGGAAACAGCAAGAATCCACATCAACACCATCACCACCAAGTAGTCCTCCTCCAGCACCAGCACCATCAGAAGAGGGCAGATTTAAAGTTGGTGATGTGGTGTGGTCAAAGTTTTCCCACTGGGACTTGTGGCCATGCCAAATTAAACACTACACTGATATCAAACACTACACTGATATCAAACAGGCTGTACCAGGACCTGATCAG GTTTGGGTTGAGTGGTATGGTGACCACACATACAGCAAACTGGACCAGTACTCACTAAAGTCATACGAGGAAGGCCTCAAGGACCACTTatcaaagaagaaaaagaagatgAGCAG GAGATTGCTGCGCTCAGTTACTGAGGTCCGCAGTGTAATGGAGGGCCTTCCACGACAGTCATCACAG GTAGCAGCTAAAACAAAAAAATCACAACAGCAGAAGAAAAGCCGCTCATGA
- the LOC136236719 gene encoding aspartyl aminopeptidase-like isoform X2 → MSSQICKASTQAIMEAAKDFISFVDKGVSPYHVVQECKRRLTVAGFSELNDRETWNIKPSGKYYVINNFSTITAFAVGAKFKPGNGFSMVGAHTDSPCLKVKPRSLQSKHGYLTVGVECYGGGIWHTWFDRDLTVAGRVVRKTDKGLIHQLVHINRPILRVPNICIHLNRDHNTSFGPNKESQIVPVLATAVQDQLCEKSSVECSATGKHHSLLIDVLCKELGCGAEQVMDFDLHVADTQPSAIGGVLDEFIFAPRLDNLVNCYGALQGLLASIDSLEDEGNIRFVALYDNEEVGSESAQGAASAWTEHVLRRLSVGGSSTSFEEAMAKSYLVSADQAHAVHPNYAEKHEQMHRPSLHGGIVLKINSNLRYATNAITCAILREIASRADVPLQEFVVRNDSPCGSTIGPIMAAKLGVRTIDIGTPQLSMHSIREMSCTSGVWQAVQLYKAFFNHYPTVDAGFQSA, encoded by the exons ATGTCATCTCAG ATCTGCAAGGCATCTACACAAGCCATAATGGAGGCTGCCAAGGATTTTATTAGTTTTGTCGACAAAGGGGTTTCCCCTTATCATG TTGTACAGGAGTGTAAGCGACGATTGACGGTAGCAGGTTTCTCCGAACTTAATGATCGTGAAACGTGGAACATCAAGCCTTCTGGGAAA TACTATGTTATCAACAACTTCTCCACGATCACTGCCTTTGCAGTCGGTGCCAAGTTTAAACCAGGAAATGGTTTCTCCATGGTCGGAGCTCATACAGATAGCCCCTGTCTTAAG GTGAAGCCACGGTCACTACAATCAAAGCATGGATACCTGACAGTAGGTGTGGAGTGCTACGGTGGAGGAATATGGCACACTTGGTTTGATCGAGACTTGACTGTAGCTGGGAGAGTTGTCAGGAAG ACTGATAAAGGTCTTATTCATCAACTGGTACACATCAACAGGCCAATCCTTCGTGTTCCCAACATCTGTATCCACCTGAATAGGGACCACAATACTAGCTTTGGTCCTAACAAAGAATCACAAAT TGTTCCTGTACTAGCCACTGCTGTACAAGACCAGTTGTGTGAGAAAAGTAGTGTGGAGTGTTCT GCTACAGGCAAACACCATTCACTACTGATTGATGTGTTGTGCAAGGAGTTAGGATGTGGAGCTGAACAAGTGATGGACTTTGATTTGCATGTTGCTGACACCCAACCTTCG GCAATAGGTGGAGTTCTGGATGAGTTCATTTTTGCCCCTCGGTTGGACAACCTCGTGAATTGCTATGGAGCACTTCAAGGGCTTCTGGCTAGTATAGATTCACTAGAAGATGAAGGCAACATCAGATTCGTAGCTCTCTATGATAATGAGGAG GTAGGGTCAGAGAGTGCTCAAGGAGCTGCTTCTGCATGGACAGAACATGTGTTGAGAAGATTGTCAGTGG GTGGTTCTTCCACTTCATTTGAAGAAGCTATGGCTAAGAGTTACCTAGTTAGTGCTGACCAGGCACATGCAGTCCACCCCAATTATgc TGAAAAGCATGAACAGATGCATCGTCCATCCTTACATGGT GGGATAGTGTTGAAGATTAATAGTAACTTGCGCTATGCCACTAACGCCATCACATGTGCAATACTTCGTGAAATTGCGTCCAGAGCTGATGTTCCTCTGCAG gAGTTTGTGGTGCGTAATGATAGTCCTTGTGGTTCCACCATTGGTCCTATCATGGCAGCTAAACTTGGAGTGAGGACAAtag ATATTGGTACTCCTCAGTTGAGTATGCATTCCATCAGGGAGATGAGTTGTACTAGTGGGGTGTGGCAGGCTGTGCAGCTTTACAAG GCATTCTTTAATCACTATCCTACAGTGGATGCTGGATTCCAGTCTGCCTAA